From Paenibacillus polymyxa, the proteins below share one genomic window:
- a CDS encoding ADP-ribosylglycohydrolase family protein: MALNKDCFYGCLAGLAVGDALGTTVEFSSPGTFEPVTDIVGGGVFGLKAGQWTDDTSMALCLAESMVRKDSFDPADQMRRYTNWYHLGYMSSTGTCFDIGGATRTALHRFEATGDPYSGSVDPMTAGNGSIMRLAPVAMAYANRPEEAVMYAELSSRTTHGAVESVEACAALASILVAGLRGADKESMLSADVCYKWRQEQSAYSAAIEEIIQGSYKHKEPPEIQGSGYVIRSLEAALWAFYHSASFEEGALLAVNLGDDADTTGAVYGQIAGAYYGLSSIPSHWREKLAMKETIDELTEALWQKADKDRTL; the protein is encoded by the coding sequence ATGGCACTTAACAAGGATTGTTTTTATGGATGTCTCGCTGGACTAGCCGTAGGTGATGCTTTGGGAACCACAGTAGAATTTAGCAGTCCAGGCACATTCGAACCTGTAACGGATATTGTAGGCGGTGGTGTATTTGGGTTGAAGGCAGGGCAGTGGACAGACGATACGTCTATGGCGCTCTGTTTGGCCGAGAGCATGGTGCGAAAAGATAGCTTTGATCCAGCAGACCAAATGCGCCGCTACACCAATTGGTACCACCTGGGATATATGAGCAGCACGGGAACGTGCTTTGATATCGGTGGTGCGACGAGAACAGCACTGCATCGCTTCGAAGCCACTGGAGATCCGTATAGCGGGTCCGTTGACCCCATGACTGCTGGTAATGGCTCGATTATGAGGCTTGCACCTGTGGCGATGGCCTATGCGAACCGCCCGGAAGAGGCCGTGATGTACGCTGAGCTGAGCTCGCGCACCACCCATGGAGCAGTCGAAAGTGTGGAGGCCTGTGCCGCGCTTGCTTCAATTCTTGTGGCAGGTCTGCGGGGAGCGGACAAAGAATCCATGTTATCAGCTGATGTCTGCTATAAGTGGCGGCAGGAACAGTCAGCTTATTCGGCAGCCATTGAAGAAATCATTCAGGGATCTTACAAGCATAAGGAGCCGCCTGAAATCCAAGGAAGCGGTTATGTTATTCGTTCCCTTGAGGCTGCGCTGTGGGCATTTTACCATTCGGCTTCATTTGAAGAGGGGGCACTGCTGGCCGTAAATCTGGGAGATGACGCAGATACGACCGGAGCAGTGTACGGCCAGATTGCAGGGGCTTATTATGGGCTAAGCAGTATCCCGAGTCACTGGCGCGAGAAGCTGGCAATGAAAGAGACGATTGATGAGCTGACTGAGGCTTTATGGCAGAAGGCCGACAAGGACCGGACACTTTAA
- a CDS encoding tyrosine-type recombinase/integrase encodes MRDALVARGYSSKTIKAYISQTERFFARLQGTEASTNDATVQKYASALLEKGLSHAYVNQAISALKFYFRHVLKQPKSAAYVRPKKESKLPDVLSLNEVMRLLKAVKNLKHKAILYLTYTSGLRVSEVVRLRLEDCDRERKLLKVRHGKGRKDRQTLLSEAAFGGGRAVYRGGAARRLAVSKAEGRPPPDGTFSAESV; translated from the coding sequence ATGCGCGATGCATTGGTGGCAAGGGGCTACAGCAGCAAGACGATTAAAGCATACATATCGCAAACGGAACGCTTTTTTGCAAGATTGCAAGGGACCGAAGCAAGCACAAATGATGCGACGGTGCAAAAATACGCGTCGGCGCTGCTCGAAAAAGGCCTTTCGCACGCTTATGTTAACCAAGCGATCAGCGCACTGAAATTTTACTTTCGCCATGTGCTAAAGCAGCCCAAATCCGCCGCCTATGTTCGTCCGAAAAAGGAGAGTAAACTGCCAGATGTGCTGTCCCTGAATGAGGTTATGCGTCTGTTGAAAGCAGTGAAAAATCTAAAGCATAAGGCTATTCTGTACCTGACGTATACATCCGGGCTACGGGTAAGCGAAGTGGTGAGGTTACGTCTTGAAGACTGCGACCGTGAACGGAAATTACTGAAAGTTCGTCATGGAAAGGGCAGGAAGGATCGGCAAACGCTGCTATCCGAAGCGGCTTTTGGCGGTGGTCGAGCAGTATATAGGGGTGGAGCGGCCAGAAGACTGGCTGTTTCCAAGGCAGAGGGAAGGCCGCCACCTGACGGAACGTTCAGCGCAGAAAGTGTTTGA
- a CDS encoding TerD family protein, whose translation MSISLVKGQKVDLTKNNPHLSVLKVGLGWDPMRGRSMDIDASALLLNENGKLTQTKNLVYFGNKNSPCGAVVHSGDNLTGHGAGDDEVITVSLQQLPPEVHRVVFIVNIFRFFSFGRRKDFSMVNNAYIRVLDASQDEEILRYNLTEDYKGMCSIRVGEVYRYGGEWKFGAIGEGSTITSLNELVKTYE comes from the coding sequence TTGAGTATTAGTCTAGTTAAAGGACAGAAGGTAGACCTAACCAAAAATAATCCACACTTATCCGTGCTGAAAGTAGGGCTTGGATGGGACCCTATGAGGGGTAGAAGCATGGATATTGATGCGTCAGCGCTGCTTCTTAATGAGAACGGCAAGCTAACCCAGACGAAAAATCTAGTATATTTCGGAAACAAAAATAGCCCTTGCGGGGCCGTCGTACATAGTGGTGACAACTTGACAGGACATGGTGCCGGTGATGATGAAGTCATTACTGTATCCCTTCAACAACTACCACCTGAAGTGCATAGAGTCGTATTTATTGTGAATATATTCCGTTTTTTCAGCTTTGGTAGACGTAAGGATTTCAGTATGGTGAACAATGCTTATATTCGAGTATTGGATGCGTCGCAAGATGAAGAGATTCTCCGATACAATTTGACAGAGGACTATAAAGGGATGTGTAGCATCCGTGTAGGTGAAGTATACCGCTATGGAGGGGAATGGAAATTCGGTGCTATTGGGGAAGGCAGCACCATTACCTCCCTGAATGAGCTTGTCAAAACGTATGAATAA
- a CDS encoding methyl-accepting chemotaxis protein, which produces MSQNMKKRVFRSSSIANTLAMVLLVIIVVVFATLGTFMYASTQSMLVKQQEAMLQTKTQATVSQFDALFKEKGSLVKQMSTNTLFRQYIETTESAEMAKTSPYAAETVATLAAIVKEEPSFADAWIAGIHGKGFFLQNDGAASKPDFDIHSRPYFKPAVEADGLYYSEPYKDVNTGSVVMGIFYPIKDSSNQLIGFAAVDIAFKDIPAVMQSYSLGSTGYSILASKTGDILYHPDQNKVLKEKINESTGDLGEIGKKMIAGESGVQLINDNGERRYIGYATSKDTGWSVGLTISEQEALSELRSFTWITIGGFAAATILLVVICYITLRYLLRSIPKLLAKIKLIENGDLTVPFDTNSHNEIGQISQGVYNMVQKIQGMLQMVGGSAQVLNQSSHDLQSISSRTAITMNDTATAINEIANATNYQSIETDNILQKTGALSGQIDEIANDAKTIETMVQTSAEQSGQGLAVVDQLSKWAEENHNSTQAMSAIIQDIDLSRHEISGIVDTVNQIATQTNLLALNASIEAARAGEQGKGFAVVAGEVRKLAEQTALATQEIYKKVRVIEEKTSVSVEHTVHGLKIAEENARSVEDTKQVFFSINKDLEDLKLRMIQISTNTSKVHKHKDEILQALEIISSTTEENSASTEEVSASTQEQLESFEQVAELSKQLNQLSTKLQDELKQFKVE; this is translated from the coding sequence ATGTCACAAAATATGAAGAAGCGCGTATTCAGATCATCCAGTATCGCCAACACATTGGCCATGGTCTTGTTAGTTATTATCGTTGTCGTCTTTGCAACCTTGGGGACGTTCATGTATGCGAGCACGCAAAGTATGCTTGTCAAGCAGCAAGAGGCCATGCTCCAGACCAAGACGCAGGCCACCGTCAGTCAATTTGATGCGTTATTTAAGGAAAAGGGCTCGCTGGTCAAACAAATGTCAACCAACACTTTATTTAGACAATATATAGAAACCACCGAATCAGCAGAGATGGCGAAAACTTCTCCATATGCTGCGGAAACAGTAGCAACTCTAGCAGCCATTGTAAAGGAAGAGCCATCTTTTGCCGACGCCTGGATTGCAGGAATACATGGCAAAGGCTTCTTTCTTCAGAATGATGGTGCTGCTTCCAAACCGGATTTCGATATCCATTCGCGTCCGTACTTCAAGCCGGCTGTTGAGGCAGACGGTTTGTACTACTCAGAACCCTATAAAGACGTCAATACGGGGAGTGTCGTCATGGGCATTTTCTATCCGATCAAAGATAGCAGCAACCAATTAATCGGCTTTGCAGCTGTAGATATTGCCTTCAAAGACATCCCTGCCGTTATGCAAAGCTATTCGCTTGGAAGCACAGGTTATTCGATTCTTGCGTCCAAAACAGGTGATATTTTGTATCACCCTGATCAAAATAAAGTGCTGAAAGAAAAGATTAACGAAAGCACAGGTGATCTTGGCGAGATCGGTAAGAAAATGATTGCTGGTGAGTCTGGAGTGCAGCTAATTAATGATAACGGCGAACGTCGTTACATTGGGTATGCAACCAGTAAAGATACGGGGTGGTCCGTAGGCTTAACCATCTCTGAACAAGAGGCGCTCTCAGAATTAAGAAGCTTTACCTGGATTACGATTGGCGGTTTTGCCGCAGCCACCATCCTGCTGGTTGTAATTTGTTATATAACGCTCCGTTATCTGTTGAGATCCATTCCGAAATTGCTCGCCAAAATCAAGCTAATTGAAAATGGAGATTTGACCGTTCCGTTTGATACGAATTCCCATAACGAAATCGGGCAAATTTCTCAAGGGGTTTACAATATGGTTCAAAAAATTCAAGGTATGCTCCAAATGGTGGGCGGCTCAGCTCAAGTGTTAAATCAGTCTTCTCATGATTTGCAATCCATTTCTTCCAGAACCGCAATTACGATGAACGACACTGCGACAGCAATTAATGAAATTGCCAATGCAACGAATTATCAATCCATCGAGACGGATAACATTTTACAAAAAACCGGTGCCTTATCCGGCCAAATTGACGAAATTGCCAATGATGCCAAAACCATCGAAACGATGGTGCAAACCTCTGCCGAACAAAGCGGACAAGGGCTTGCAGTAGTAGATCAGCTATCCAAATGGGCGGAAGAAAATCATAACTCCACACAAGCGATGTCGGCTATCATTCAGGATATCGATCTGAGCCGTCATGAGATTTCGGGCATCGTGGATACGGTCAACCAAATTGCAACGCAGACCAACCTGTTGGCGCTCAATGCTTCCATTGAAGCTGCGCGTGCAGGAGAACAGGGCAAAGGGTTTGCCGTGGTTGCCGGGGAGGTTCGCAAGCTGGCTGAGCAGACGGCACTGGCGACACAGGAAATCTACAAGAAGGTCCGCGTCATCGAAGAAAAAACTAGCGTATCGGTTGAGCATACCGTTCACGGTCTGAAAATCGCAGAAGAAAATGCGAGATCGGTGGAGGACACGAAGCAAGTGTTCTTTAGTATTAACAAGGATTTGGAAGATTTGAAATTACGAATGATCCAGATCAGCACCAACACCTCCAAAGTCCACAAGCACAAAGATGAGATTTTACAGGCGTTGGAAATCATCTCTTCCACCACAGAAGAGAACTCCGCTTCAACCGAAGAGGTTAGCGCCAGCACGCAGGAACAATTGGAGAGCTTCGAACAGGTTGCTGAACTATCCAAACAATTAAACCAATTGTCCACTAAGCTTCAAGACGAATTAAAACAGTTTAAGGTTGAGTAA
- a CDS encoding RBBP9/YdeN family alpha/beta hydrolase — MTNIQNQKQVYIIHGYTASPADHWFPWLQDKLQEDGVSVDILEMPNSQAPKLNEWIEYLLQNIKVLHKDTYFIGHSLGCVSILRYLQQVNISEPLGGAVFVSGFTDPVPSLPSLDEFTIDHLDDQQIIDSLKARAAIASKDDTIVPFALSKKLAEDMQADFHEVDHGGHFLQSDGFTTLPVVYQVLLEMMNANE, encoded by the coding sequence GTGACAAACATACAAAATCAAAAGCAAGTATATATAATCCATGGATACACCGCTTCGCCAGCAGATCATTGGTTTCCTTGGTTACAAGACAAATTACAGGAAGATGGGGTTTCGGTAGATATACTAGAAATGCCCAACTCGCAAGCGCCCAAGCTTAATGAGTGGATTGAGTATCTATTGCAAAATATTAAAGTTCTACATAAAGACACCTATTTTATTGGTCATAGCTTGGGATGTGTATCCATATTAAGGTACCTGCAGCAAGTAAATATCTCGGAACCGCTGGGGGGCGCCGTGTTCGTTTCCGGTTTTACTGACCCAGTGCCAAGCCTACCATCATTAGATGAGTTTACAATTGACCATTTGGATGATCAGCAAATTATAGATTCACTAAAGGCACGTGCAGCTATAGCTTCAAAGGACGATACGATTGTCCCCTTTGCACTTAGTAAGAAACTAGCGGAAGATATGCAGGCTGATTTTCACGAAGTAGATCATGGGGGGCACTTTTTGCAAAGTGACGGTTTTACCACCTTACCGGTGGTATATCAAGTGTTACTTGAGATGATGAATGCAAATGAATAG
- a CDS encoding tyrosine-type recombinase/integrase, whose product MERPEDWLFPRQREGRHLTERSAQKVFEKALAEAGIRKQVSIHSLRHSFATHLLENGIDLRYIQELLGHQSVRTTERYTHVSRRDIGRIKSPLDRMSGLED is encoded by the coding sequence GTGGAGCGGCCAGAAGACTGGCTGTTTCCAAGGCAGAGGGAAGGCCGCCACCTGACGGAACGTTCAGCGCAGAAAGTGTTTGAAAAAGCGCTGGCTGAAGCGGGCATTCGCAAACAGGTGAGTATCCATTCGCTAAGGCATTCTTTTGCGACCCACTTGCTGGAGAATGGGATTGATCTTCGCTATATTCAGGAACTGCTAGGGCATCAGAGTGTGCGAACGACGGAGCGGTATACACATGTGAGCAGACGGGACATTGGGCGGATTAAAAGTCCGTTGGATCGGATGAGCGGGCTGGAGGATTGA
- a CDS encoding polyprenyl synthetase family protein, which produces MHHMNEKFRADTGYQLAEQKALQYFASLYNQVKDKTYVTSLTEDIHIWKRNHIRPSSWLSFISRNKRKPDTRDYDRYIQWLSYTGKLDDYLKRSVSYIYMRDLGKALDSANTQTRIQRVIADVKRYLLQPTRANRRNQPEFMNIARVYRWSQKEGIEATVIWLINKLNSVSSHIPEEMDAEHAQRKLIKIIIGVILHVMEEMDEAVSPVERSRRLDEAIRLGYSYGLTYPFIDDLLDSQLLTIQEKEQYSHMIRNALLTGSVPELGDWTGEHMNFICYIHSELSDAFEYIKAHQRPDTQQTFFEQSYVFFHSQDIDRDKNLARTHYTNEELYIPVILKSASSRLIVRSVISAPEDEGFEQRTFFYGIYNQLADDFADMADDMRDGAVTPYTYYLKYHHQRSDLINPFELYWAVISNLIHNVYDSDAMAREVILDRAINGLKRYKERVGAEKYNEIMEIFASGNPEFNRLVQKMVGKAEDVDFFDKLLRDQMITHLKNDSREKEDFMNTVKTVRDQINNQLKITKPPGIEVMKEQLIDAANYSLEGDGKRIRPILTWVMGVNEYGLDASAIVPLLRSLEYMHTASLIFDDLPSQDNASTRRGRQTLHQVHNSATAELTGLYLIQKAIGEQASLSQFNAETVLALIQYSARKAEDMCMGQAMDLDSKGKALTLEQLNMMCFYKTGVAFEACLVMPAMLAQTEESEIAALQKFAHHMGIAFQIKDDLLDVEGDTLLLGKPVGQDSDNNNSNFVSILGYEGASKEMWEHYCLAMEALKEVPRNISFLKHLMNYIVNRDR; this is translated from the coding sequence ATGCATCATATGAATGAAAAATTTCGAGCCGATACAGGATACCAGCTGGCTGAGCAGAAGGCGCTCCAGTATTTTGCATCACTCTATAATCAGGTCAAGGATAAGACTTATGTGACTTCTCTTACAGAAGATATCCATATATGGAAAAGGAATCATATCCGTCCTTCTTCATGGTTATCCTTCATTTCGCGGAATAAGAGAAAGCCGGATACTCGGGATTATGACAGATACATTCAATGGCTGAGTTACACAGGCAAATTGGATGATTATCTGAAGCGAAGTGTCTCTTATATTTACATGAGGGATCTAGGCAAGGCTCTAGATTCTGCGAACACACAGACCCGGATTCAGCGCGTTATTGCTGACGTGAAAAGATATTTGCTTCAACCCACCCGTGCTAATAGAAGAAATCAACCGGAGTTTATGAATATAGCCAGGGTGTATCGGTGGTCTCAAAAGGAAGGGATCGAAGCCACTGTAATCTGGCTAATCAACAAGCTTAACTCTGTATCTTCTCATATTCCCGAGGAAATGGATGCAGAGCACGCCCAGCGCAAACTGATTAAAATCATCATTGGAGTTATTCTGCATGTGATGGAAGAAATGGACGAAGCCGTGTCACCTGTTGAGCGTTCGCGCAGACTGGATGAAGCGATTAGGCTTGGGTATTCCTATGGGTTGACTTATCCTTTTATTGATGATCTTCTCGATTCTCAGCTGTTGACCATTCAGGAGAAAGAGCAATACTCCCATATGATACGTAACGCGCTTCTTACCGGATCTGTGCCAGAGCTGGGCGACTGGACCGGTGAGCATATGAATTTCATTTGCTATATCCATTCGGAGCTCTCGGATGCTTTTGAGTATATTAAGGCACATCAGCGGCCAGACACACAGCAAACCTTTTTCGAGCAGTCCTACGTTTTCTTTCATTCTCAAGATATCGACCGGGATAAGAATCTAGCGCGAACTCATTACACCAATGAAGAACTGTATATACCCGTGATTTTAAAATCTGCTTCTTCCCGCTTGATTGTCCGTTCCGTGATTAGTGCTCCTGAGGATGAAGGGTTTGAGCAACGAACATTCTTTTATGGTATCTATAACCAGCTTGCTGATGATTTTGCGGATATGGCTGACGATATGAGAGACGGTGCAGTAACACCCTATACCTATTATTTAAAATATCATCATCAAAGATCGGATTTGATCAATCCCTTCGAGCTATACTGGGCGGTCATTTCTAATTTGATCCATAACGTGTATGACTCGGATGCTATGGCTCGCGAGGTAATACTGGACCGTGCAATAAATGGACTCAAACGTTATAAAGAACGGGTAGGTGCAGAAAAGTACAATGAGATAATGGAGATTTTTGCATCCGGGAATCCTGAATTCAATCGTCTCGTTCAGAAAATGGTAGGCAAAGCAGAGGATGTAGATTTCTTCGATAAGCTGCTTCGGGACCAGATGATTACCCATCTGAAAAACGATTCGAGGGAAAAGGAAGACTTTATGAATACGGTCAAAACAGTCCGTGATCAGATTAACAACCAATTGAAAATTACCAAACCTCCTGGGATCGAGGTCATGAAAGAACAGCTTATTGATGCTGCAAATTATAGTCTTGAGGGGGATGGGAAAAGGATACGACCTATTTTGACTTGGGTCATGGGCGTAAATGAATATGGATTAGACGCTTCGGCAATCGTACCTCTTCTGCGATCACTGGAATATATGCATACAGCCTCCCTGATTTTTGATGATTTGCCTTCCCAGGATAACGCTTCTACCCGTAGAGGGCGTCAGACATTACATCAGGTGCACAATAGCGCTACTGCGGAATTAACCGGACTATATCTGATCCAGAAGGCCATCGGGGAGCAAGCATCACTGAGTCAGTTCAACGCTGAGACTGTGCTTGCCTTGATCCAATACTCGGCCCGTAAGGCAGAGGATATGTGTATGGGTCAGGCGATGGATCTGGATTCCAAAGGAAAGGCTTTGACCTTGGAGCAGCTGAATATGATGTGCTTTTACAAAACAGGAGTGGCGTTCGAGGCTTGTCTCGTTATGCCAGCCATGCTTGCACAGACCGAGGAATCAGAGATTGCTGCTTTGCAGAAATTCGCCCATCATATGGGGATTGCTTTTCAGATCAAAGATGATTTGCTTGATGTGGAAGGAGATACGCTCTTACTTGGAAAACCTGTGGGTCAGGATTCGGATAACAATAATTCGAATTTTGTGTCCATCCTTGGTTACGAAGGTGCCAGTAAAGAGATGTGGGAGCACTACTGTCTTGCCATGGAAGCATTAAAAGAGGTGCCCCGCAATATCTCTTTTTTGAAGCATCTGATGAATTATATTGTGAACCGGGATCGTTAA
- a CDS encoding CueP family metal-binding protein — translation MKKGILVASGLVVAALGTYLIAGNMQKEGTNKIETTDIKQLVHDFSAGKGTGQSASINSSQLMVTGDNTQPITYDLPDNEFFVSIAPYVEETHPCATHSLTGCQGEIKNGEFNVTVHDSEGNIIMENAAMKSQPNGFIDLWLPRDKTYRISVNHEGKTAKTEFSTYEKNDTCITTMQLS, via the coding sequence ATGAAAAAAGGAATCTTGGTCGCTTCAGGGTTGGTTGTTGCGGCATTGGGGACGTACCTGATTGCAGGAAATATGCAGAAAGAAGGAACGAACAAGATCGAGACAACCGATATCAAGCAATTGGTGCATGATTTCAGCGCAGGCAAGGGAACAGGTCAATCCGCTTCCATTAATTCCAGTCAGTTGATGGTCACAGGGGACAATACCCAACCCATAACTTATGATTTGCCTGACAACGAGTTTTTTGTTTCGATTGCGCCATATGTAGAAGAGACCCACCCTTGTGCAACTCATAGTCTAACCGGCTGCCAAGGCGAAATAAAAAATGGAGAATTCAATGTGACCGTTCACGACTCCGAAGGGAATATCATCATGGAGAATGCTGCCATGAAATCACAACCCAATGGTTTTATTGATCTATGGCTACCGAGGGATAAAACCTACCGCATTAGCGTGAATCATGAAGGTAAAACGGCCAAAACGGAATTCTCTACATATGAGAAAAACGATACATGTATCACAACGATGCAGCTAAGCTAA
- a CDS encoding DUF1697 domain-containing protein — MIYIALLRGINVGGNNKIEMKKLKQTFEHAGMGHVTTYINSGNIIFSSQERSNQELSLVLEQAILEDFSLPIRVIVRNMKEIQSIMEALPDEWANDTQMKSDVMFLWDEINDITVLDKLPLKPGIGHVMYTPGAILFSVSKEQVTKSGLTKLVGTKLYQQMTVRNVNTTRQIYKLMQMAEQEELRDLDS; from the coding sequence ATGATCTATATCGCATTACTGCGGGGCATCAATGTCGGCGGCAACAACAAGATCGAGATGAAGAAGCTCAAGCAAACGTTTGAACATGCAGGTATGGGGCATGTGACGACTTACATCAATTCTGGAAATATCATATTTTCCAGTCAGGAGCGGTCCAACCAGGAGCTATCGCTCGTATTGGAACAGGCGATTCTGGAGGATTTTAGCTTACCCATCCGTGTCATCGTCCGTAATATGAAGGAGATTCAGAGCATTATGGAGGCACTGCCGGATGAATGGGCTAATGATACACAGATGAAAAGTGACGTAATGTTTCTGTGGGATGAAATTAACGATATTACCGTTCTGGACAAGCTTCCTTTGAAACCGGGAATTGGGCACGTCATGTATACGCCCGGGGCGATTTTGTTTTCTGTCAGCAAGGAACAAGTCACAAAAAGCGGGTTAACGAAATTAGTCGGCACCAAGCTGTATCAGCAAATGACGGTGCGGAATGTGAACACAACCCGGCAGATTTATAAGCTGATGCAAATGGCTGAACAGGAAGAGTTACGAGATTTGGACTCCTGA
- a CDS encoding methyl-accepting chemotaxis protein, giving the protein MSNKLSDRTKKGKGLRDLKVTTTMISMIVISLVGLLIVSLVGVIGMYQAKEGQGILYVDRFQHQTNILEVKSDFYNMRANYTKILDNKEYTDKQYKQVQKGKDSVTTGLNEFSQRTLDAKEQKLYEELRGSIDTYFQDIEQIMAVKKNTGTYDTEERGRINKSSTAIVTMLTTISDYNNEQSANLYQNTQNEIKMRTIVLITVLALVLAVLITISFVAIQNIRSRMSTITKYCEEITQGNLTAALDPALLKGNNEIAVIARAIQQMTDSTSMVITGVINESRQINQLSDQTNLNMTDLNERIRDVSATVEQLSAAMEETSAYTENMNHSADEMQRAAEYISVKTQERAQSAYDTSVKAETLKQAASQSNKAAKEIYQKANAKMTEALERAKAVDQIRILSQSILEITAQTNLLALNASIEAARAGESGRGFAVVANEIRKLADGSKHAVDQIQSVTQEVVQSVENLTTNAEELLHFLQTQVGKDYQLLEDTAGQYYTDAVEHTNTVNDLNATSKQVNETIQTMVRAIHEIATASEQSAISTQHIAENMVSSTEKSREVAHQSDQVKESAARLNELVEGFKI; this is encoded by the coding sequence ATGAGTAACAAGCTATCGGACAGGACGAAAAAAGGAAAAGGGCTTAGAGATTTAAAGGTCACAACAACGATGATCTCCATGATTGTGATCAGCTTGGTGGGTTTGCTCATTGTATCGTTGGTAGGGGTTATCGGTATGTATCAAGCTAAAGAGGGTCAAGGTATTTTGTATGTGGATCGCTTTCAACACCAAACCAATATTCTTGAAGTCAAAAGTGATTTCTACAATATGCGGGCCAATTATACAAAAATACTCGACAATAAAGAGTATACAGATAAACAATATAAGCAGGTACAGAAAGGAAAGGATAGTGTTACAACCGGGCTAAATGAATTTTCACAAAGGACATTGGATGCAAAGGAACAGAAATTGTATGAGGAACTAAGAGGCAGTATAGACACGTATTTTCAGGATATTGAACAGATCATGGCCGTCAAAAAAAATACTGGAACCTATGACACAGAAGAGAGAGGTCGGATTAATAAATCTAGTACGGCCATAGTTACGATGCTGACTACCATTTCAGATTATAACAATGAGCAATCCGCCAACCTATATCAAAATACGCAAAATGAGATAAAAATGCGTACAATTGTGTTGATCACGGTTCTGGCTCTCGTGCTGGCTGTTCTGATCACAATCTCCTTTGTGGCCATTCAAAACATTCGTTCCCGGATGAGCACCATTACGAAATACTGTGAAGAGATTACCCAAGGCAATTTAACGGCAGCACTTGATCCAGCCTTGCTCAAAGGAAATAATGAGATCGCTGTCATTGCTCGTGCTATTCAGCAAATGACAGATTCAACCTCAATGGTCATTACGGGAGTGATCAATGAGTCGCGCCAAATTAACCAGCTTAGCGATCAGACGAATCTGAATATGACAGATCTCAATGAACGGATTCGCGATGTATCCGCCACGGTCGAACAGCTGTCAGCAGCTATGGAGGAGACTTCAGCATACACCGAAAATATGAATCATTCTGCGGATGAAATGCAGCGGGCAGCAGAGTACATCTCGGTCAAAACTCAAGAAAGAGCTCAGTCTGCCTATGATACAAGTGTAAAGGCCGAAACGTTGAAGCAGGCGGCTAGTCAATCCAATAAAGCGGCCAAGGAAATTTACCAGAAGGCTAATGCAAAGATGACAGAAGCATTAGAACGAGCTAAGGCAGTAGATCAAATTCGTATACTTTCTCAGTCTATCTTGGAAATTACGGCACAAACCAATTTGCTGGCCCTAAATGCATCTATTGAAGCGGCTCGTGCCGGTGAGTCAGGTCGAGGGTTTGCGGTTGTAGCTAACGAGATTCGTAAGTTGGCAGACGGCTCCAAACACGCGGTAGACCAAATTCAGAGTGTTACTCAAGAGGTTGTGCAGTCTGTAGAAAATCTGACTACCAATGCCGAAGAATTACTGCACTTCCTGCAAACCCAGGTGGGCAAGGATTATCAGCTGCTTGAGGACACAGCGGGACAATATTACACTGATGCTGTTGAGCACACGAACACAGTCAATGATTTGAACGCTACCTCTAAGCAGGTAAATGAAACCATCCAAACCATGGTGAGAGCGATCCATGAGATTGCAACCGCCAGCGAACAGTCTGCTATATCTACCCAGCACATTGCTGAGAATATGGTGTCATCAACGGAAAAATCTCGTGAAGTGGCACACCAGTCTGATCAGGTGAAGGAAAGCGCAGCTCGACTGAATGAGCTGGTCGAAGGCTTTAAAATTTAA